Proteins from a genomic interval of Thunnus maccoyii chromosome 1, fThuMac1.1, whole genome shotgun sequence:
- the LOC121897142 gene encoding uncharacterized protein LOC121897142 — protein sequence MDEEIDLETFFNLCQPSVIPYELETTVRELNQTLGTLELELDEVAVVGENFTDALTELEQICRQENYFQPLHSALYCLNQTPSTDPAQQNELEVQLEGQEDPSEQRGGGGGNPTHEAESIPDPPPPATPPSPLPPTLPSSPPATPPDQRDPVDAINVETIRRDRFNNLELRSLLNFPQIGRVIDYATFYREVMRSLENLLERVIPELRPNDMLQLELIGENVQRHTSVNYQNDDEAVMAAFQSLVDQLVQSNAAIMEDGGLELVVQVVHNHRGGAKRKLENTLDCEILSKKAPHLYVTNNSNNQLCFAVSLAHLIDSNLTDSQAVNFGRELQRLVGLDEHTPVTFSDISKFEKIVKRKIMVLYRDEGQRPLSRFETDSPQSDKPLYLYLSQEHYYGIKNIKGFTGRRYICSYCHIGYNNPHKHTCAGHCLVCIDPTCSKEKREPVFCKDCNKMCRSPSCMVRHKKRRMKDGKRVSLCDLQKKCPKCKLFYCIPTSTGFNKHKCPRARCKICGEALPSDSKAAVENHLCYIQPLPRDSEHTDKLIFYDFETFVDDRHVHVPFLVCTKTLKGLEWMAYGQDCVTAFLMHFRRPLYRGSTFIAHNSRGFDGYLLLNGMVELGLQPSIIMQGSKVLCFEDPDFNLKYIDSLSFLTMRLSAMPKALGFDDQTKGYFPHKFSSEKRLNYKGPYPPPSDYGIERMTGGEQEKFYGWYKEASRRVFDFKKQAIHYCKNDVDILSTGCIKFREEFLSETGVDPFSRITIASACMKVFVTNFLPPRSLAIPSPDNYRHQCKTYSRASIQWLEWVSYTQGVFIQHALNRGEKQIGKYYVDGYAEVGGVRYAWEFQGCFYHGCPTCYDPSATCPMTNTPYEELHLATEEKIQTLKSVYGVHTYVMREHEWVEMKKSHPGVVKFLKTSDFPKPLSPRQALFGGRTSAFRLRYTAGEDERVLYADVTSLYPYVNSVYPYPLGHPVIIHRDFDNPENYYGLIRAVVYPPRGLYLPLLPYKTSKGKLVFTLCRTCAEINNQQGACRHDEEDRALTGVCMRPADC from the coding sequence ATGGATGAAGAAATAGATTTAGagactttttttaatctttgtcaACCCTCTGTTATACCATATGAATTAGAGACGACGGTTAGAGAATTAAATCAGACCCTAGGGACTTTAGAGCTAGAATTAGACGAAGTAGCGGTCGTAGGTGAGAACTTTACGGACGCTTTAACAGAGCTTGAACAAATTTGCCGTCAGGAAAACTATTTTCAACCCTTACACAGCGCTCTTTACTGCTTAAATCAGACCCCCTCCACTGACCCCGCACAGCAGAATGAATTGGAGGTACAATTGGAAGGTCAGGAAGACCCCTCAGAgcaacgaggaggaggagggggaaatCCGACTCATGAAGCTGAGTCGATTCCAGATCCCCCTCCCCCAGCtacccctccttctcctctcccacCCACCCTTCCTTCTTCTCCCCCTGCCACCCCTCCAGATCAGAGAGATCCTGTAGACGCTATAAACGTTGAAACCATACGGCGTGACCGCTTCAATAATCTAGAGTTGAGAAGTCTTCTAAACTTTCCTCAGATTGGGCGGGTAATAGATTATGCTACATTTTACCGCGAAGTCATGAGAAGCCTTGAAAACCTGTTAGAGAGAGTGATCCCAGAGCTTAGACCTAATGATATGTTACAGTTGGAATTGATAGGTGAAAATGTGCAGAGACACACCTCAGTCAACTATCAAAATGACGACGAAGCGGTTATGGCGGCTTTTCAATCCTTAGTGGATCAATTAGTACAATCAAACGCAGCGATTATGGAAGATGGGGGGTTAGAATTAGTTGTGCAGGTGGTACATAATCACAGAGGGGGTGCCAAGAGAAAGTTGGAAAACACTTTAGACTGTGAAATCCTCTCCAAGAAAGCTCCACATCTGTATGTGACAAACAACTCGAACAACCAACTCTGTTTCGCCGTCAGTTTAGCTCATCTGATCGATTCTAATCTTACAGATAGCCAGGCTGTAAACTTTGGGAGAGAGTTACAACGTTTGGTTGGTTTAGACGAACATACCCCCGTCACCTTCAGCGACATATCCAAGTTTGAAAAGATTGTGAAGCGTAAAATCATGGTGTTGTACAGAGACGAGGGCCAGCGCCCCCTCTCTCGATTTGAGACGGACTCACCCCAATCAGACAAACccctgtatctgtatctgtctcAGGAGCATTACTACggtattaaaaacatcaaaggaTTTACAGGGAGGAGATACATATGCAGTTACTGCCACATTGGATACAACAACCCTCACAAGCACACCTGTGCCGGTCACTGCTTGGTCTGCATCGATCCTACATGTAGTAAGGAAAAGAGAGAGCCCGTCTTTTGCAAAGATTGCAACAAAATGTGTCGCTCCCCCTCCTGTATGGTCAGGCATAAAAAGAGACGAATGAAAGATGGAAAACGAGTCAGCCTTTGTGATCTGCAGAAAAAATGCCCTAAATGCAAACTGTTTTACTGTATACCCACATCTACGGGCTTTAATAAGCACAAGTGTCCCCGGGCAAGATGTAAAATCTGCGGGGAAGCGCTACCCTCTGACTCTAAGGCAGCCGTCGAGAATCATCTCTGCTACATTCAGCCTCTCCCCCGCGATTCAGAACATACAGACAAATTAATCTTCTATGATTTTGAGACATTTGTTGATGATAGACACGTGCACGTCCCCTTCCTGGTATGCACAAAAACGTTAAAAGGGTTAGAGTGGATGGCCTATGGTCAGGACTGTGTCACAGCCTTTCTCATGCACTTCAGGAGACCCCTTTATAGGGGCTCTACATTCATAGCGCATAATTCCAGAGGATTTGACGGCTACCTGCTCCTTAATGGTATGGTAGAGTTAGGTTTACAACCCTCTATCATCATGCAGGGAAGCAAAGTCCTATGCTTCGAAGATCCAGATTTTAATCTGAAATACATAGACTCCCTATCCTTTCTCACCATGCGTCTCAGCGCTATGCCAAAAGCGCTGGGTTTCGATGATCAGACCAAGGGGTATTTTCCTCACAAGTTTAGCTCTGAGAAGCGACTAAACTACAAAGGGCCCTACCCCCCACCCAGTGATTATGGCATAGAGCGCATGACGGGCGGTGAGCAAGAAAAGTTCTACGGCTGGTATAAAGAGGCTAGTCGGAGGGTCTTTGATTTCAAAAAGCAGGCGATACATTACTGCAAAAATGACGTCGACATCCTCTCTACAGGCTGCATCAAATTTAGAGAGGAGTTTCTGAGTGAGACAGGCGTTGACCCTTTTAGCCGCATCACTATAGCCTCAGCTTGCATGAAGGTGTTTGTCACAAATTTTCTGCCTCCCCGTAGCTTAGCCATACCTTCGCCCGATAACTACAGGCACCAATGTAAAACTTACTCCAGAGCCAGCATTCAATGGTTAGAATGGGTTTCTTACACCCAGGGGGTTTTCATCCAACACGCTctaaacagaggagagaaacaaattGGCAAGTACTATGTAGATGGTTATGCAGAGGTGGGGGGTGTGAGGTACGCCTGGGAGTTTCAGGGATGCTTTTATCATGGGTGCCCGACCTGCTATGACCCTAGCGCTACTTGCCCAATGACAAACACTCCCTACGAGGAGCTACACCTGGCTACTGAGGAGAAAATACAGACGTTAAAGTCTGTTTACGGCGTACACACCTATGTCATGAGAGAGCACGAGTGGGTCGAGATGAAAAAATCACACCCCGGGGTAGTAAAGTTTCTCAAAACCTCTGATTTTCCCAAACCTCTCTCCCCCCGACAGGCTCTTTTTGGCGGTAGGACGAGTGCCTTCAGGTTAAGGTACACGGCGGGGGAGGACGAGCGTGTATTATACGCGGACGTCACTTCTCTGTACCCGTACGTCAACAGCGTCTATCCTTACCCTCTAGGTCATCCCGTCATTATCCACAGAGACTTTGATAACCCTGAAAACTACTACGGTCTAATCAGGGCAGTCGTATACCCACCTCGAGGGCTCTATTTACCCTTGTTACCCTACAAAACGTCTAAAGGTAAACTAGTGTTTACTCTCTGTCGCACCTGTGCAGAAATCAACAATCAGCAGGGCGCATGCAGACACGATGAGGAGGACAGGGCATTGACGGGGGTCTGCATGCGCCCTGCTGATTGTTGA
- the gtf2a2 gene encoding transcription initiation factor IIA subunit 2 isoform X3, protein MSGISTQQITPQLALQVLLQFDKAINTALANRVRNRVNFRGSLNTYRFCDNVWTFVLNDVEFREVTDLVKVDKVKIVACDGKSESTSTIA, encoded by the exons ATGTCTGGAATATCt actcaGCAGATCACTCCTCAGCTGGCTCTCCAGGTCCTCCTTCAGTTCGATAAAGCCATCAACACGGCGCTCGCCAACAGAGTCCGCAACAGAGTCAACTTCAGG GGTTCTCTGAACACCTACAGGTTCTGTGACAACGTGTGGACATTTGTCCTGAACGATGTGGAGTTCAGAGAGGTCACCGACCTGGTGAAGGTCGACAAGGTGAAGATCGTCGCCTGTGACGGAAAGAGTGAGTCGACATCAACGATCGCCTGA
- the gtf2a2 gene encoding transcription initiation factor IIA subunit 2 isoform X1: MAYQLYRNTTLGNSLQESLDELIQTQQITPQLALQVLLQFDKAINTALANRVRNRVNFRGSLNTYRFCDNVWTFVLNDVEFREVTDLVKVDKVKIVACDGKSESTSTIA; the protein is encoded by the exons ATGGCTTATCAGCTGTACAGGAACACCACTCTGGGAAACAGCCTGCAGGAGAGTCTGGACGAGCTCATACAG actcaGCAGATCACTCCTCAGCTGGCTCTCCAGGTCCTCCTTCAGTTCGATAAAGCCATCAACACGGCGCTCGCCAACAGAGTCCGCAACAGAGTCAACTTCAGG GGTTCTCTGAACACCTACAGGTTCTGTGACAACGTGTGGACATTTGTCCTGAACGATGTGGAGTTCAGAGAGGTCACCGACCTGGTGAAGGTCGACAAGGTGAAGATCGTCGCCTGTGACGGAAAGAGTGAGTCGACATCAACGATCGCCTGA
- the znf395a gene encoding zinc finger protein 395a, with the protein MLPKTRLGKRSPLGALVSPAAGPRADQTGEAGVTMATAAGQQAVSRIKGHPGLKVYFQCGGAGEPSGPVDQLDFMQSDVSVWSLFHPSSSSSSSSSSSVPPSGSRSVSSCIDVPRSQRSPKDVDMDEMMAAMVLSSLSCSPLLHSSAHPDPAAPLMDFGGGELSDSGSSGYWSVGHGNVSPVPSPPIAEPDIGPVTPPDEGLDMEMEQVLFDEPAPRKRRNSVKVAYRCLWPSCGKVLTSVVGIKRHIRTTHLCRGSEHERCSRSEEDFYYTEINQQQQQQTPPLPVLCGSAPSPPYSPGSLSPSSPPSPPPPSPPSPPPPACGALSRSAPSSSSGSFWQVQSEHSYQAPSPGHVEPPAPAAAAAAAAAAAALNTVSCRWTAPPTTCHRQGLSFRVRSVSVGEQWLQQQSAPCRRIRGEAKKCRKVYGIEHRDQWCTACRWKKACQRFLD; encoded by the exons ATGTTACCAAAGACTCGTCTGGGGAAGCGTTCTCCACTCGGGGCGCTAGTGAGCCCGGCAGCTGGACCACGTGCTGACCAGACAGGCGAGGCCGGCGTCACCATGGCGACGGCAGCAGGACAGCAGGCTGTCAGCAGGATCAAAGGTCATCCTGGACTGAAG gtgtatTTTCAGTGCGGAGGAGCAGGTGAACCTTCAGGTCCGGTGGATCAGCTCGACTTCATGCAGAGTGATGTTTCTGTCTGGTCTTTAtttcatccctcctcctcttcctcctcctcctcctcctcctcggtgCCTCCGTCCGGCAGCAGATCCGTCTCCTCCTGCATCGACGTCCCCAGAAG TCAGAGGAGTCCAAAGGACGTGGATATGGACGAGATGATGGCAGCGATGGTTCTCAGCAGTTTGTCCTGCAGCCCGCTGTTGCACAGCTCCGCCCATCCAGACCCAGCAG CTCCTCTGATGGATTTTGGAGGTGGCGAGCTCTCTGACAGCGGCAGCAGCGGTTACTGGAGCGTCGGCCACGGCAACGTGAGCCCAGTCCCCTCTCCACCAATCGCAGAGCCCGACATCGGCCCGGTCACGCCCCCTGACGAAGGCCTGGACATGGAGATGGAGCAGGTGCTGTTTGACGAGCCGGCGCCACGGAAACGCAGG AACTCAGTGAAGGTGGCGTACAGGTGTCTGTGGCCGAGCTGTGGGAAGGTGCTGACGTCTGTGGTTGGAATAAAGCGTCACATCCGGACGACACACCTGTG CCGCGGCAGCGAGCACGAGCGTTGCTCCCGCAGCGAGGAGGATTTTTACTACACTGAgatcaaccagcagcagcagcaacagactcctcctcttcctgtcctctgtgGCTCCGCCCCTTCCCCTCCCTACTCCCCCGGCTCGCtgtccccctcctcccctcccagccctccccctccctcccctccgtCCCCACCTCCTCCGGCCTGCGGCGCCCTGAGCCGCtccgccccctcctcctcctccggcaGCTTCTGGCAGGTCCAATCAGAGCACTCCTACCAG GCTCCGTCTCCCGGCCATGTGGAGccaccagcaccagcagcagcagcagcagcagcagcagcagcagcagctttgaaCACAGTTTCCTGTCGTTGGACGGCCCCACCCACCACCTGCCACAGACAG GGTTTGTCGTTTCGGGTGCGTTCGGTCAGCGTAGGAGAGCagtggctgcagcagcagagcgccccctgcag gaggATTCGTGGTGAAGCCAAGAAATGTCGCAAAGTCTACGGCATCGAGCACAGAGACCAGTGGTGCACGGCCTGCCGCTGGAAGAAAGCCTGCCAACGCTTCCTCGACTga
- the gtf2a2 gene encoding transcription initiation factor IIA subunit 2 isoform X2, with the protein MAYQLYRNTTLGNSLQESLDELIQTQQITPQLALQVLLQFDKAINTALANRVRNRVNFRGSLNTYRFCDNVWTFVLNDVEFREVTDLVKVDKVKIVACDGKNSGSNAAE; encoded by the exons ATGGCTTATCAGCTGTACAGGAACACCACTCTGGGAAACAGCCTGCAGGAGAGTCTGGACGAGCTCATACAG actcaGCAGATCACTCCTCAGCTGGCTCTCCAGGTCCTCCTTCAGTTCGATAAAGCCATCAACACGGCGCTCGCCAACAGAGTCCGCAACAGAGTCAACTTCAGG GGTTCTCTGAACACCTACAGGTTCTGTGACAACGTGTGGACATTTGTCCTGAACGATGTGGAGTTCAGAGAGGTCACCGACCTGGTGAAGGTCGACAAGGTGAAGATCGTCGCCTGTGACGGAAAGA ATTCGGGCTCCAACGCTGCAGAGTGa